In the Balearica regulorum gibbericeps isolate bBalReg1 chromosome 3, bBalReg1.pri, whole genome shotgun sequence genome, TGCAGGCACAACTGATAAACTTACATGTCAAATTAGGTAGATGCCCAATCACCTTATTTGCATTCCATGTTAATGTGATCATAACTACTTGCACAATTTGcacattttgcaaatatatatttaaagacgCAATCTTCAAACATGTCCTAGtctaaacaggaaaaattcAGGCTGACAAAGCAGCCAAAACTTTGAAATGGTAGGGGGTTCATCTCTtcatcagtaaaaaaaattttcttaataTCCCGTGATGACAGCACCTTTCTGTTGAACACTTGATAGAAAAAGTTATATCCTGAAAAAGCAAGCATGTAGAGATAGACAAGGGATGTGTATTTGCTAGAAGACATTTTGTGTCGAATTCATGTACACCTTTATGTGtatgctaaaaaaacccccagctcAGTCAGAATTCAAGCAAAATCAGGGTTTCTAAAGCATTTCTTCATAACTTGCCTATGCGATCAactattgagaaaaaaaaaatcagcatctgTTGTGATACAACTATATAGAACCCCAAAAGAACTGTCAGGGAGAAGACACCATAACAATCTACGCCACGTTAGCAGTGTTAATTGTAATGACTCAGAGCCTTTAGGCTGAAGCCcataaagaattaaaacatcCTTAAGGCACTACATAAACATGCCGCCGAGTTACCGAACTGCGGTAACAGTCGCTGTAACTCCAGAATCCCTGATTCCATAAGCTCGCCTCCCTCGCCGAGACACGGTGGGTCCGTTTCTGTGACAAGCCGCAGGGTGGCAGCGCTGCCGCGCATGGGGGTGAAGCCAGCCTGCTAACAGGGAAACAAAACCGGCATTAGCAGGCAGTGCGGTCACTGATGTACTCGCAGCTGATTTGAAGTGAGactctgaaataattattcttgACAAGTGAACCTAGTAATACATTTAAAGGATTAAATTGAATGAAAACATCCCAACTCTGAAGACTTCgaaatttaaatttcatactGTTCCCTCTATCCTAATTAAAGCTATTCTGGTATCACTTCAGATGTGGGAAGTACATAATTACTGAACCTCAAGTTCAAAAAATTGTCAATCCAGTGAATACTTTGCACTACACAcattaatatacatatatatacctTTTTCACATAAAGTCTGATGTGTCTTTATAAAGTCGACCTGAcaactttatttcattctgcagCGTGACTGCTGGGTCCTTAATTGGCAACACTGCAGCCACACTCAGTCGTTCCTGGGTTCCCAAATGAAGCACGACAAACAGCTCTTCCAAGAGAAAACGCAAGTATAGCTGAAAGGCAGTTCATCACAGGCTCTACTCCCTACAGACAGCATAGGTGAGACAGCGCCAAATTTGGAGGACTGTCCTGGACAAAGAGAACCAGCGCCATCCCCACTGTGTCCTCATGTCCCCTTCTGTCTCTCCTCAAAGCATACACCATGTGCCCACTTTGCAACGATTAACAAGCTGCATATTGGAAGAGTGCAAAGCACCAGTCTTACTTTagttattttaacattaaaatcacaaaaaaaaaaaatgctgagggCCACAGAGTCTTCAGGGGTCTTGGGAATCTTTGAGGCTTTTCAGTCACCTGCTCTTATATTTGTTTCACTTGGGGTCAGCAGTTTGCTCACACATCAAGGTACCAGAGTTCTCTGCTGTGGACTATCCCTTCAGTACCAAACAACGTTGCtctaagtttttttaaaaaaaaaaaaaatctttaaagcaTTTGTAAGACAAGAGGCAGTGACTAGAATCCTTCTACAGTGCAACATGAATGCATGCAGCAGCAACAGTGACAGCACCTTGTTGCTGTGAGTCCTTACTGATGATTGCTGGATTGTGTCAAGAGCACCAATGACCACTCGGTTCAGTCAGCGTGCCTGTGAAGCTGCCAAGCAAGTGACCAAGGTGTGCGTGGCAAGCTAAAGAGGTCTGAGGGCAAGCAGCCCCGCAGAAGCACAGGTACGTGCCACAAGTGTTCACATCATCTGATCTGCAAACTTGATCAGATCTCCTGCCGGTTTGCTGGCAAAGCTGCTACCTCAGATGATGTGGCTAGATGGAGCCCGTATCAGTTGGTCAAAAACCGGGCCCCGCAGGCCCATCGGCACCAGGCGTGCAGGCAGGCGCTTCTCGGGTGGCCCGCAGCCAAGACCTCCCGCTGCACGGCCGGAAAAATTCACCAGAAAAATTCCCCGCCTGCTGCGCGGCCCCGGCAGCTCCCTAGTGAGGAACAACGCGGCTGCTCAGGGGCCTTTCACGACGGGCGCTGTGGCGCAGCTGAGGGTGAAGCCTCGCTGCGCCCGGCCCGGGGCGCCGAGCCAGCGCCAACACTACAACAGGCCGCGGGCACTGGTGGGGCACTAGCGGGCCCCAGCGCCGACGAGCGAGGGCTGGCACGGTAACTGGCCGCTTaggccgcggcggggcggcccggagcctcccgcccgcccgcaCCCCTCGCCCCGGGCGGCACCGCCGCCCTCAGCCCGCCGCGCCTGAGGGGGCGGCAGACGAAAGCGGAAGTGCGCTGCTAGCGCggccctcttcctcccctcccgccgccgTGACTTCCGGCAGCCGCTCTAGCCGGCGTCGCGTCTATGCCCGCGGCGCTGGGGGATGTTTATTGTTGCGGGGAGTCGGCCCAGGACCCGGAACGCCGCCGGGCGCCAGCGGCGGGGCGCCTAGCAACCGGCACCCCGCTCCGCCCCGTCCCGACCGCCGCCGCCCGACCAACCGCCCGCCTGCCCGCACGGTAACGGCCGCCGCCCGCCGACGGGCcgcgctcctcctcctcctcctcctcctcctcctcctcctcctcctcctcctcgccgccGCCTCGGGGGGacgcggccccgccgcccgcgcGCGCCGGGGCGGCCACTGGGCCCCCGCgtgccccccccgcctcccgcTTCCCTCGTCCCTTCCCGGCTGAGGTAAGGGAggcctcccccctccccggcttcGCCGCGGCCCTGCCGGCTCCTCTCGCCGCGGTGCCGGTCCCCCGCCTTGGGGCGGGCTGGGGGGTGCCGGTGCGTGGCCGGGGCCGCCGTTTGGGGAAGGGGCCAGAGCATCCTCCCAGGGGAAACGGCCGGTTCGCCGGCAGCCGGCGAGGCTTCCCCAAGGGGCACCGGCTGCCCCGCGCCCGACTCCCCGAAATAGCGTGCTCAGCCCCGAGGGCTTTGTAACAGCCCCGTCCCCTGCAGCGGCGACCGGCGCCGCTCCGGGTAGCGAGCTGCCGAGCGGCGGAGACCGGCGTGGCCAGGCCGCTGCTGCCTGCGCTTTGTTTCTGCCGGGCTTGTCGGAGAAGTTTTGGGCTGGGGTTGAAGGGGGAAAACGGTAATTATTTGTTAAGGTGAGCGTTGCGGCACTGGTACGCGTAGGGCTTTGAGCGAGATTCCCAGCTGTGTGAATAGCAAGAGTACTTCTGTTTCTGCGATCGAGACGTGCAAATGGTCAATGTTTGACTGGGGGGAGGATGAGAGGCTTACCTGTtgtgttaaaatgttttgtaacggtaaaacagattttttttttttttttttttagcaatgtTTTATCAAGTTATAATGGCCACCTTACTGGTCGGTTCAGACTTTTGTCATACAACAATTTTCCACGTATCGTAAAGACCTAAAGGATTGTTTTCAATGCTTGGCATTCGACTGTTACTGCATGTTATAAGGGAAAGCTGGCACAAAGTAGGATGCAAGTGAATCTTGCTTTGAATATGAGCTGACCGTTTCGATGAGAAAGATTTGAGGAGAATGGCCTGTTGCGCATTATTTAAAAGCACACTTCCTGATCTTGTTCTATAAACTGTTTGACTTTATTCCTGCAACTGGATTTGTGTTGGAAGATCCCATGTCTGTGGGGATGCAGTAGGCTTTTCCAAGAGATTTGTCAGCAGGATTGGGCATTTGTGTCTTCCTTGCCTATGGTATATCTGGTATCATCATTCTGTGCGTTGGTCTAATTGGACAAATCCCTACTTTCACACTGATTTTATGCATATTTGGAGTTGTTCTCCttctctgaaatatatttatttcattctgtagGAAGTAGTAATGACTGTGCAAATCTTGAAAGGTGACGGTATTAGCTTCAAGATGGCCTTCTGGTTTAGGGACAATTTAACTTGCCACTAGGGacaacaaaaagtaaaagcatGCCCTACTAGCTCAGTGGCTGTACCTAAGAAAGTTGTTTGGACCAGAGGATTTTCTATACAGACAGTAGTAGCTATGTTACTCTTGGTTCTGCAGAGTCATTCGCCTGCCACCGTGATTGTATTGTATCTAAGAATTTAAGCAGATTTCAGAGGTCTGTAACCTCCGGTGTTTCATGTGGATCTGTTTCCTGAGGGGCTGAacacaaatcttaaaaaacgCACCTTCAGTGAAAGGATGTAATTGCCTCTACTTGTGCCTGATGGcctttattttgtatgttttctgttctcatgTGGAGGTTCCTGTtaactttttcaaaaatgtttttcaagtttGACAAATGCCTGCTGGCACAGTAGTGACAGATATCCCTTCAGCTGGGCTGTTGGAACTGTTTGTGGAGTTGGTAAGTTGCTTTGGAGCAAGGTTAAAAATAACCAGTAGAAGTTGCTTATACTTAGGCTGCTGGTGAAAAAGGTGTTTATTAAACTATTCTGCATTAATGTAACCATTGTTAGATACCCCTCCATCTACCTTTATAGCTCTGAGTTTGTCAGATCAAAGGTAGccaaaagcttaaaataatactttgttTATATACCCCATCCCAAGTGCCTTTCGTCTGTCTTTGATGATGGGGTGGTTGGTTTGATTTGGAACTTTTTGAAGACAAAGAGCACTGGCTTTTTTTAGATTGTAAGATTTTGATGCAGGGTGTTTGTCTTGTAAAGCAGTATGGTTGTGGTCCTAATTGGGGATGGATGGATAATGCTTTGTTTAAGAACTTGAGTGCTCATTCCTTCCTCTAAAGTATTTCTTATTCTGGGAAGTTTTCTAGTTTCAGTTTAGAATACATTACAGTGTCAAATATCCTTGAGTTAgcttttgttgttggttttatttttatgttcgTTATCATGGTTTACCTatctactttttcttcccttcctctttttttcttcttagggTAATGTTCCAGACGTATCCCTGAAATCTAtgttgaaaagaaagaacaaacttttaaaatttccttgaTAAAATAACATAATGCAAACTTTTACAGAGATgcatttaagctttttttttttttcctctgttggaATAGATTGTGTTACGCTGGTGCAAGAGAACTTGAAATCAAAGTTGGCTAGTTTCTTGTGCTGGAGAAAGCTGAATGAAGTCCataattcaaaagaaatgctgcacaTATAGacaagtaaataattttattttcaattttagcCTATTATTAAATTAGCATTAACTGGCAAAATATAGTTTTAGAAATGAGATTTAAGCTGCTACGGTTCAAGTGAGAGAACCTTTGAGCAAAATTGTTCAACAAAACCTAAGGTGAGCTCAATAAAATCAACTTAAGCATTTGCAAATCCAGAACTGGAAAGAACCAGATGTTTGGTTTCTATTCAGTCCCTCTGTTCTGCAAGTGTAACTGCATAAATATGGAATAGTAACGGGTTTATATGTAAAGCTGTTGCTTGAtctcaaaatgtatttgtaaaagcaTGGGAGAATTGTTTTCCACATTTTGCAGCTAGgaggcagaaatgcagaaattcaGGGTTTGGGAAATAACATAATGGGTCAGAGCTGCGCAGCAGGGGATACAGTAGTGTGTATTAGTAGCacagaagagatgagaaaactgggaaagaggaggatCAGAATGTTGTTTAGGTCTCCTGTATTCCAGCTAGTCATGCTACTGGAGATATGTATCAATaagatctttctttctttctttgaacatTGTTACACcttttttataaacatattcttcagattttttttatatagtgcatgtattattattttttttaaaacctttagcTTTCTTCTATTCACATGGTTCCTATGAATTCATATTTCTTTGAGACTTCCCAAAGAAAGGCAGCAGGATGTCTTttctctagatttttttctttgttgtcagTGCAGAGTGAGACGTTAAAATGAATGCTTAAGGCAGAGATTGTAATAGGTTATGCTTGCTCACTGCTTGGATGGAAGTATCCAAGTCTAGAAGCATTTTGGTTTACTCAATATTTCTAAACCATGCCTTGCAAGAGGTTAATATTATATTTGTATACTAAATGGGAATGGGTGTATTCAAAATTGTTGACACTTAGATTCAGGTTCTCAAAGAGCATGGCTAGTATTTAGCAGCAGCAAATAGATACCTTTCTcaacacaaatgagaaaaacttggtaattaatatttgaaatgttcAATATTTGAGTGAAAAGTTTAACAATTAAAGACTTCTGTTAGGTCAAGTAacattaaaatagaataaaagcagttttcagtgtttttacgCTGTATTCACATACTGCTTCTATAACAAATTGTGTCCATTCTTAACTGAATATCACAAAACATGGTCTAGAATATTAGCTACAGctcaaattaaatttcaaattgaaaagCATCTCCCTAAATATCTGTTGTCTTGAACTGTCAGAACATGGCTAATGAACATGGGGACACACTACTGTAATGTTGTGTAATTTCTCTCCCATTGAAATCTATGCAAGTAGATTGTACTTCTAGCCAAGATACACCATAATTGCTGTAAACATCCTTACTGACAGCTCCACAGCACATTAATGTTCTTTATTCCTGTAGATCCCCCTTTAATGATAgatcttttcctttaaaattgtaattttcctctctttcaaccactttttcctttgttctgaaTAAGCATGTGACTTTTCTCTCCGGATCTGTTTAAGACAAGCCATCAGAGTTTTATGGAGACATTATCATACAGTATTATGGTTTGCTTGGAGGTTAGCAACCTTTCAAGGGTGTTACGCGTGACGGCGTTATTCTTTCAGAATGTAGCTATTGAGGGTGCCAGTAGAAACTTGCTGATAATTGGGAGACGCTGCTGATTGGAGGTATCTTGTTTTCTTACACGGCAGTCGTTCCTGGGTTCCAGTAAGTGAACTCAGCAAGAGCCAGGAGTTGGAGCCAGGGTGGAAATCAAATGCCTCTCGGAAGATGCCACGGGTTCCAGCTCCTTGCTCTGTCCTGGCCCTGCCTGCGTGCCATGCAAAATCTGCACATGTGCTATCTTTGGATCTGGTGCCGTAAATTGCCAACCCAATCTGTAGTAGTCCATCAAAACCAGATGGGATAAGTCATTTCTAACTTTGAGGATTCATGtaattttgggtttttaaaaaaataaataaaatccaggcATACTAATTAGTTACTGTTTGTTCTCTTCTTTGCctgctttcccccccacccccacacaTAGCCTTtggtttctctgttttttctcttgctgtttcttcatctcttttctgtgtTGTCACCCATCTTGCCTTTTCTGATATTGAACAAGCCAACAATTACAGAATAATTCTTTCAGCTGGGAACAGGCTGCACAGTAGAAGCAGTAACCATCACAGCAGTTGACCCGGTATATCATGCACATCTGCCTTGTAGTTTATTACTTCTGTATTGTCAGTGAGTTGTAGTCAAAAATGCACATTGAGCGAGTTCTCAATTGGAGACTATGGCATGATGTTTAGGAAGTTGTAGTCAGGTGAAAATACTGAGTAACATTAATTTTGTATCTTGAAGATTTCTGATACAGAATGTAAGGCCAAAACATTTAAAGTGGTATAAATGCATTACGTATATTGGTTCTTCATACATAGtctcctgcttcttccatgGTGGTGATCATGTAGAACATTTCATTTGTctgactatttttctttaatttttgttctttgttttctgttctgttcatttTGGATGAAATACTACTAGAATTTGAGATTAATGGATCAAGATAATATTGCCTCTATCTCTTAGGCTGTGCTTTACTGAAGCTACATCTCCTGGAGTAAAactaagatttttaaattcttctacaaagaaaaattccttAATGAACTACAGTATTTTGATATAAGTCCTTTTCACTGTATACCAATGTTCATGctcttttctgctctcctttctccaaatACTTCACCTGAGATTTATTTGAGTTGAGATGTGTCTTAGGAGTGTCACCTTCAATGTGCACGGGCAGACTGAATGCTTTCTGGCTGCCTTAGGTTTGCGGGGTGTGCACTGGGCACCCGTCCTGTGCCTTCACAGTTGCTCATGctttttctcagaaacactCAGTTTTACTCTGCATGTACGATACGTTCATTCTATACAGTTCCTGTGGGCAGTGCAGAAGGGGGTGAGAGGCCACTGTGGCTCAGCCCAGGCTCTTGTTGCCACCAAGACATTTTGTATAGTTTGCGTTGCGCTGTTATGTTGGGACAGATAGGCCAAGAGTGCTGGATGAAGATGGGAAAGCTGTGGTAGCCGGCTGTCTACAGACTGTAGTTTCTGTAACCCCTGTTAGTTCAAAGTTATTCAGCAGGCTCATCCATTCCAACACGAATGTCAAGCTGTTCAGAACTATCAACTTCAGCAGTCAGATAAGTGCATTTTCTTGAGGTGTCTAATGACATCCTCAAATGAGCTGAGGAAAGATTATCCACTGGAGCTATGGAAAAAGTTTCAGTAATCTTTACTGTGTCCTAATATAGTTGGTAAGAGTTGTAACATATTTAACTGGCAAgtttaaatattatatatatctatacacactttatttctgttaagtCTGGCAACATGGTTTCAAACAAGTAACCTATTTTCTAGCATACAGGATGCAgacacccccccttccccacacaCAGCTCCCTTAAATGAGTCAGAGTGTAGttgcttctgcttcttgtttCATTTGAGGGACAGATGTATACAATGGCATTAGGAGGCAATTTTCTACTGGTATGTgtaattttatcatttttgtttctcaggaTGTGATCTTCATGGTGAGCTGGTGGGAAAACTGAGTTGTAAATCACCCCAATGGATGCGGACAGTGATGTTGCATTGGACATTTTAATCACAAATGTAGTGTGTGTTTTTAGAACAAGATGTCATTTAAACTTGAGGAAGATCGCATTAGAGGGAGCAAATGTGATATACAAGCGTGATGTTGGGGTAAGAGATTCAACATACCTCAATTATCTGTTTTTATGAATGTTCCTTAAGCTAAACATTCTTGTGTCTGATGTCTATGTATGGTGGATAGGGAAAAGCAtagctttatttctgtatttgtgtcTTGATAGACATTTAGTTTGCTATACACTAAATGTACAGTAAGGGGAGTAGGTAAATGGAGTAGGTAAATATTGTCTCAGAAGACTGCAACTAGTGAGGTGAATATTTAGTATAAGGTATGTGATGAGATCTCTTACACCTGAGGGTCCATTTTGCCTCCTGAAATTTGATGGTTTTGTCAAGAAAATATATCTTAATATGGAGTCAGCACTGTAGGAgtcactgtaataaaaaaatagcacaatGCTCCTGGCTTACAGCtttttattcagaagaaaatacctTCATTTAATCTGTTTTGTGAACACTGAATCACTGGCTGAGGTATCCCACGCTTATTTTGTTCTTCTCaggagctggttttgttttggttttaaattactgaaagaGATGAAGGAACAGTTCAAAGCTatcaaaaataaaggaattattATTAGTGTAACAGTTGATTTGTCTAACagtgttattattttttctggtaTGAAATTGAAGTACCACTAATTCCCAGTtcttccacttttatttttctttttagaaagtaTTAATGAAGCTTAGGAAGCCTAGGATTACGGCCACAATTTGGTCCTCAGGAAAAGTTATTTGCACAGGAGCCACAAGGTGAGTTCATGAAGATTCTTTCTCTAGCTGTAAATTcttgtctatttttttaaaaataggatgtTATAAATGAAGAAGGTGGCAAGAGGCAGTACTTTGCACTGTTAAGATTCACTCACACTGGATCACATGTAGATCCTTGCCAAGCACTGTATTTGGGAGGAAGTTTTCTATGTGAAGTGTCTGCCTCAGACTCGCTTGAAATCTTAAGCAACATCAGTTCACCCTtctgggagagcagcagggaaaactACTTTACGAAGAAAATCTTAGAGATTTCATATGAGAACTCTAAGAATTCTATATTTTTAGCCAGAATTTGAAACTGCAGAAGGAATGCCTTTTTTGAGGGATATCTGTTATTCTTTTATGAAAACCCACCTGAATTTAATCAGGTTATACAGTGTTGAGGGACTGGAGAGAAGCAAAAGCAGACTCTCAGTTCAGATACGTCTGAGACTTGCTAAACTCTTTAACAACTGAATTCCTCTAAGATATGTCTGCATTGTGGAGTAAGGATAAGGTACAATAGTAAATTTGCGTACTTTCTGTATATGATCTCTGTCTCAAAATGGAAGATGATTGTTCAGGATGTTAACTCCACACTACCTGTGATCGTATTTGTCTCTTAAGAGTATTTAGTATCGTGTATGATCACAATACATCTCCCACTTCAGCTGGAGCCAAGTGCCAAGATATTCTTCAAATAGGGCATAAAGGACTCCATTTGAGTATCTAGATagttaaaatgtaataatacaGCAGGATAAAATGGAGGCTGTCCATGCACTCATGGTTCATGTGCTACGTGATGTAACGGTTCATTTTATAGTCTGAGAAGCTATTGTGGTATGTGTGCACACAAATAAATACTCTATTTCTGTTAATGCtagattcttttctttctcctttatagTGAAGAAGAAGCTAAATTTGGTGCCAGACGATTAGCTCGTAGTCTACAGAAACTAGGTTTTCAGGTAATTCTAATGAAAAAGGACTTGTATGACTCAAGCAATGCTGGTAGTcaattttttagaaagaaacaaaaatgagggAGCATAACAATTAGCAGTGAACATGTTTTCACTTAGATGCCCCTTTTGTGTCTGCATACATTTTCCAGATGCTGGTTAAAGagaagctgttttattttgtggatTTGAGTTTCATTTGGCGGCTCATAGTAGCCAGCTTCTTCACTGGCTAATGAACAACAAAATTTGTTTAATAAATGAACCACCCACAGATGTTTCTTGGATAGAATTTACAATATCTTGAAAGATTTATTTGGAATGAATGCTGAAGATTATAAACCTAACTGTCATTTGAACATAATTTTCCCTCATTTCTGATGCAATAGCAGATACACATCCATCTTGTTAAAGGCAAGTTTGAGCCCCTTTAATtaaagagggggggaaaaaagtgcttctGTGCTGTAGGTTGTATGGCAGGAAATAAGCCAAATAAAATACTTAGGACGTGaaacccctctttttttctgggtttgagTTAAAATTATGAGTCAAAAACACCACTTCACACTTCACCATAGTGAAGGCTGAAAGAGAGCAATGTGAATGACTTAAAATGGCATGGTTTAGTACTCTAAAACTTCCTAGTAGTCAGTTGTGCTGTTTACCCACAGTTTCACTTTACGGACAGACAATTAAATAGACACAGTGGCAGTCCTTTGGCAGGGCGAGGCTACCTCTGATTGTAGTGTATAAAGGCAGTGGTGACAGGCTATCCCGGTAATGATCCATCAGACCCAAGCAGAAGTTAGACACTCTTACTGTTACGAATGCATGCGTTAGACCCAGCCTCTTAAAGTTGGAATGGAACATTAAATCAGTGAGGTGAATGTTGCTTCCAGGGTGGACACAACAGGTTTTATTATAAAGCAAGCAGTTTAAGTGGAGTGTATTTGAAGATTAAATTGATAGTTGACCTTTTATAAGGATAAGTTGCTTCTACTGGTAGTTCTGAAATGAGGTAGTTCCTCATTTGACTGAGGAATGGTCATTTTAAGTTTAGGAAATCTCAGAAAACGAACAAAAGTTTCTTCAGTGGTATTGCCAACACTGACTTCTCAGCAGTGCATTTCTTTGTTTAGGAATGCAACAAGGCATTAAAGCAGCTTTCAAATTGCTTCAGATTCTTGTAACAATGAAATTTAAGCTTTTCTCTGCTTATTTTGATGTTCAGTGAGCTATTTAATTTAgcttattttcagtttggagGTGTTTAGTACAGCAATACAAGTTGTTCTGTGTCTCATTCTTAAACTTTACTATAACCATATAATACAACTGTGAAGTATCTAGTTCAACAGTTACTGTACCATAGAAGGATAAAGTGATTTGAGTCCATTAAGTACAGTTTCGATTCCTATTAGAAATGCATCAATCAcaaggttttcattttgaaatctcATCAAAACATTCTAATTAgtagattattttgttttggggtttggtgggatttgttttggtttggttttttgggtgtgtttgggttttggggttttttttgcaaccCGTACATCTGCCTTGCTGTAAACTAAATCtctaatgtctttttttcccctctttttgaaaaggtaattttcacagattttaaagtTGTGAATGTTTTAGCAGTGTGCAACATGCCCTTTGAGATCAGATTGCCAGAATTTACGAAGAATAACAGACCTCATGCGAGGTACGGTAGGATTTTAATGAATTACAGTCTTGGTATACttcttaagcttttctttttcgGTTCTAGATctatctttttttactttttattttgttttctagttaTGAACCAGAACTTCATCCTGCCGTGtgttacagaataaaaactCTCAGAGCTACCTTACAGATTTTTTCCACAGGCAGTATCACAGTTACAGGTATTTTGatgtcaaaaataaatatttaacttttggGGAATATTTAACTTTAGGGCCACTAGGTTTAGGAAAGGAAGATGTTTAAAACAGTCAGAAGATACATGGAAGGGATTTTGTTTCCCAGTGCTAGCACCTAGTTTGTTTTTGAGTGAAATTGCCAGAAGAGTTGTAGAGAAAGTTTTATTATTGGTAAGctcaaaaattactttgaatgtAATCTGGTTTTTGAACGTAGTCTggtttttataaaaacaaaagtgaGATAGGACTTGAGAATGCAGTTATTTagtgtttatttaaatatttgaattttcttcctttttttcatcttcatagTGCTGTAAACTACACTGCATGTAGCATTAAAGTCCCTTTCATAAATACATGTTTCCAAACTTGAGATTTATGGAAATGTAAAGGATAGCATAGTAT is a window encoding:
- the TBPL1 gene encoding TATA box-binding protein-like 1, with the translated sequence MDADSDVALDILITNVVCVFRTRCHLNLRKIALEGANVIYKRDVGKVLMKLRKPRITATIWSSGKVICTGATSEEEAKFGARRLARSLQKLGFQVIFTDFKVVNVLAVCNMPFEIRLPEFTKNNRPHASYEPELHPAVCYRIKTLRATLQIFSTGSITVTGPNVKAVASAVEQIYPFVFESRK